From the Colletotrichum lupini chromosome 10, complete sequence genome, one window contains:
- a CDS encoding glucose/galactose transporter gives MFGKRQEPDVNEVLEQRRPSTAEATAQQHRKNVSNKGLTGASALTVKQSILPITLVTVLFFLWGFAYGLLDVLNSKFQIALNITAAKAGGLQGAYFGAYFIGPLTYSGWIVRKFGYRWTFITGLCIYGVGALMFWPSAVYRSFPGFCGSLFIVGSGLSTLETSANPFIATCGPPRLSEFRLELSQSFQAVGSVIAPLLAARVFFSHTEPNDLSKVQWTYLGIAAFVFLLAVVFFVVPLPEITDSDMALQAEMVAGEEGHDDKPLRKQYRLFFGVAAQFCYVGAQVAVASQFISYAVESAGLTHSEASDRYAIGQGLFAIGRFAAAGLMMVIKPRLVLMVFMTGIMIFIALAIGIKGEGGIAMLSIVLFFESCIFPTIFTTAIRGLGRHTKRGSSWIVASVCGGALFPSLTGLVADTKGYHISMVVPLAGFVVSLAYPIFLNTVWKKDLDSFSASKIGNTDEHGVIGDPARDDAYGDKAASKHLES, from the exons ATGTTCGGCAAGAGACAGGAGCCAGATGTCAACGAGGTCCTCGAGCAGCGCCGGCCCAGCACGGCCGAGGCGACGGCGCAACAGCACCGCAAGAACGTCTCCAACAAGGGCTTGACCGGCGCGTCGGCCCTGACCGTCAAGCAGTCCATCCTGCCCATCACCTTGGTCaccgtcctcttcttcctctgggGCTTCGCT TACGGCCTCCTCGACGTCCTCAACTCAAAGTTCCAAATCGCCCTCAACATCACCGCCGCAAAGGCCGGCGGTCTCCAGGGCGCCTACTTCGGCGCCTACTTCATCGGCCCCCTGACCTACTCGGGCTGGATCGTCCGCAAGTTCGGCTACCGCTGGACCTTCATCACCGGCCTCTGCATCTACGGCGTCGGCGCCCTCATGTTCTGGCCCTCCGCCGTCTACCGCTCCTTCCCCGGCTTCTGCGGCTCCCTCTTCATCGTCGGCTCCGGCCTCTCCACCCTCGAGACCTCCGCCAACCCCTTCATCGCCACCTGCGGCCCGCCCCGCCTCTCCGAGTTCCGCCTCGAGCTCTCCCAGTCCTTCCAGGCCGTCGGCTCCGTCATCGCGCCCCTCCTCGCCGCCCGCGTCTTCTTCTCCCACACCGAGCCCAACGACCTGTCAAAGGTGCAGTGGACCTACCTCGGCATCGCCGCCTTCGTCTTCCTCCTCGCCgtcgtcttcttcgtcgtcCCGCTCCCCGAGATCACCGACAGCGACATGGCCCTCCAGGCCGAGATGGTCGCCGGCGAGGAGGGCCACGACGACAAGCCCCTCCGCAAGCAGTACCGCCTCTTCTTCGGCGTCGCCGCCCAGTTCTGCTACGTCGGCGCCCAGGTCGCCGTCGCCTCCCAGTTCATCTCCTACGCCGTCGAGTCCGCCGGCCTGACCCACTCCGAGGCCAGCGACCGCTACGCCATCGGCCAGGGTCTCTTCGCCATCGGTCgcttcgccgccgccgggctCATGATGGTCATCAAGCCCCGTCTCGTCCTCATGGTCTTCATGACGGGCATCATGATCTTCATCGCCTTGGCCATCGGCATCAAGGGCGAGGGCGGCATCGCCATGCTCTCCATCGTGCTCTTCTTCGAGTCGTGCATCTTCCCCACCATCTTCACCACCGCCATCCGTGGTCTCGGCAGACACACCAAGCGCGGTAGCTCCTGGATCGTCGCATCCGTTTGT GGTGGTGCCCTCTTCCCCAGTCTCACTGGTCTCGTCGCCGACACCAAGGGATACCACATCTCCATGGTCGTGCCCCTCGCCGGCTTCGTCGTCTCCCTCGCCTACCCCATCTTCCTCAACACCGTCTGGAAGAAGGACCTCGACAGCTTCAGCGCCTCAAAGATTGGAAACACGGACGAGCACGGCGTCATTGGCGACCCGGCCAGAGACGACGCCTACGGCGACAAGGCCGCCTCCAAGCACTTGGAGTCATAG